In Rissa tridactyla isolate bRisTri1 chromosome 2, bRisTri1.patW.cur.20221130, whole genome shotgun sequence, a single window of DNA contains:
- the CHST9 gene encoding carbohydrate sulfotransferase 9 isoform X2, producing the protein MLHSTYLKFVYFTLNVIIPCGVPESGEKLQQQIINQDFTLPPPGMPRRAALSRSAPPGLSKHEMAALGSRNWRGKADPFGVVAASLVSQLSDQQKMSESPLSWFRGVYLPPALRPLNKTLVKGGKWKDVDSAQEKRRSFLHDFCKKYNSRKQLRTHLVHLVSRIYVEDRHKVLYCEVPKAGCSNWKRVLMVLNGLAASAHNISHDDVHYGKHLRKLDSYDLKGIYTRLNTYTKTIFVRDPMERLVSAFRDKFEHPNSYYHPVFGKAIIKKYRHNANEEALKTGSGVKFKEFIQYLLDSHRPVGMDIHWEQVSNLCYPCLINYDFIGKFETLEEDANYFLQLVGAPAELKFPKFKDRHSSDERTSAEVVRQYLKELSKEERQLTYDFYYLDYLMFNYTSPIV; encoded by the exons ATGCTTCATAGCACATATTTGAAATTTGTTTACTTCACTTTGAACGTCATCATTCCTTGTGGGGTACCAG agtcTGGAGAAAAATTGCAGCAACAGATAATTAACCAG GATTTCACGCTTCCACCTCCAGGAATGCCAAGGAGAGCTGCGTTGAGCAGGAGTGCTCCTCCTGGCCTCAGTAAGCACGAGATGGCCGCCTTGGGCAGCAGGAACTGGCGGGGCAAGGCTGACCCTTTCGGTGTGGTGGCTGCATCCTTGGTGAGCCAACTGTCTGACCAGCAGAAGATGAGCGAGTCACCTCTCAGCTGGTTCAGAGGGGTGTATTTACCTCCTGCTCTGCGCCCTTTAAACAAGACGTTAGTCAAGGGTGGCAAGTGGAAGGATGTGGATAGCGCCCAGGAAAAGCGCAGGTCCTTCCTGCATGACTTCTGTAAGAAATAcaacagcagaaagcagctgcGAACTCACCTCGTGCACCTGGTGTCAAGAATTTATGTGGAGGACAGGCACAAGGTCCTGTACTGCGAAGTACCGAAAGCAGGCTGCTCCAATTGGAAAAGGGTCCTCATGGTACTCAATGGTCTCGCCGCTTCAGCACACAACATTTCCCATGATGATGTGCACTATGGAAAGCATCTAAGGAAACTGGACAGTTATGACCTAAAAGGGATATACACACGTTTGAACACGTACACCAAGACTATATTTGTACGTGATCCTATGGAAAGACTGGTATCTGCCTTCAGGGATAAGTTTGAGCATCCAAACAGCTATTACCATCCAGTATTTGGGAAGGCAATAATAAAGAAGTATAGACATAATGCAAATGAAGAGGCATTGAAAACAGGATCAGGGGTTAAGTTCAAGGAGTTTATCCAATATTTGTTAGATTCCCATCGCCCAGTAGGAATGGACATTCATTGGGAGCAAGTCAGTAACCTCTGCTATCCCTGCCTTATCAACTATGATTTTATAGGAAAGTTTGAAACCCTGGAAGAAGACGCCAATTACTTTTTGCAGCTGGtaggtgctccagctgagctgAAGTTTCCTAAATTCAAAGACAGACATTCCTCTGATGAGAGAACAAGTGCAGAAGTAGTGAGGCAATACTTAAAGGAATTGTCTAAGGAGGAGAGACAGCTGACCTACGACTTCTATTACTTGGATTACTTAATGTTCAATTATACATCACCAATTGTATAG
- the CHST9 gene encoding carbohydrate sulfotransferase 9 isoform X1, translating to MNLRQVFVSVLMFGVAGLLLFMYLQAWIEEQHTESGEKLQQQIINQDFTLPPPGMPRRAALSRSAPPGLSKHEMAALGSRNWRGKADPFGVVAASLVSQLSDQQKMSESPLSWFRGVYLPPALRPLNKTLVKGGKWKDVDSAQEKRRSFLHDFCKKYNSRKQLRTHLVHLVSRIYVEDRHKVLYCEVPKAGCSNWKRVLMVLNGLAASAHNISHDDVHYGKHLRKLDSYDLKGIYTRLNTYTKTIFVRDPMERLVSAFRDKFEHPNSYYHPVFGKAIIKKYRHNANEEALKTGSGVKFKEFIQYLLDSHRPVGMDIHWEQVSNLCYPCLINYDFIGKFETLEEDANYFLQLVGAPAELKFPKFKDRHSSDERTSAEVVRQYLKELSKEERQLTYDFYYLDYLMFNYTSPIV from the exons agtcTGGAGAAAAATTGCAGCAACAGATAATTAACCAG GATTTCACGCTTCCACCTCCAGGAATGCCAAGGAGAGCTGCGTTGAGCAGGAGTGCTCCTCCTGGCCTCAGTAAGCACGAGATGGCCGCCTTGGGCAGCAGGAACTGGCGGGGCAAGGCTGACCCTTTCGGTGTGGTGGCTGCATCCTTGGTGAGCCAACTGTCTGACCAGCAGAAGATGAGCGAGTCACCTCTCAGCTGGTTCAGAGGGGTGTATTTACCTCCTGCTCTGCGCCCTTTAAACAAGACGTTAGTCAAGGGTGGCAAGTGGAAGGATGTGGATAGCGCCCAGGAAAAGCGCAGGTCCTTCCTGCATGACTTCTGTAAGAAATAcaacagcagaaagcagctgcGAACTCACCTCGTGCACCTGGTGTCAAGAATTTATGTGGAGGACAGGCACAAGGTCCTGTACTGCGAAGTACCGAAAGCAGGCTGCTCCAATTGGAAAAGGGTCCTCATGGTACTCAATGGTCTCGCCGCTTCAGCACACAACATTTCCCATGATGATGTGCACTATGGAAAGCATCTAAGGAAACTGGACAGTTATGACCTAAAAGGGATATACACACGTTTGAACACGTACACCAAGACTATATTTGTACGTGATCCTATGGAAAGACTGGTATCTGCCTTCAGGGATAAGTTTGAGCATCCAAACAGCTATTACCATCCAGTATTTGGGAAGGCAATAATAAAGAAGTATAGACATAATGCAAATGAAGAGGCATTGAAAACAGGATCAGGGGTTAAGTTCAAGGAGTTTATCCAATATTTGTTAGATTCCCATCGCCCAGTAGGAATGGACATTCATTGGGAGCAAGTCAGTAACCTCTGCTATCCCTGCCTTATCAACTATGATTTTATAGGAAAGTTTGAAACCCTGGAAGAAGACGCCAATTACTTTTTGCAGCTGGtaggtgctccagctgagctgAAGTTTCCTAAATTCAAAGACAGACATTCCTCTGATGAGAGAACAAGTGCAGAAGTAGTGAGGCAATACTTAAAGGAATTGTCTAAGGAGGAGAGACAGCTGACCTACGACTTCTATTACTTGGATTACTTAATGTTCAATTATACATCACCAATTGTATAG
- the CHST9 gene encoding carbohydrate sulfotransferase 9 isoform X3, with protein sequence MPRRAALSRSAPPGLSKHEMAALGSRNWRGKADPFGVVAASLVSQLSDQQKMSESPLSWFRGVYLPPALRPLNKTLVKGGKWKDVDSAQEKRRSFLHDFCKKYNSRKQLRTHLVHLVSRIYVEDRHKVLYCEVPKAGCSNWKRVLMVLNGLAASAHNISHDDVHYGKHLRKLDSYDLKGIYTRLNTYTKTIFVRDPMERLVSAFRDKFEHPNSYYHPVFGKAIIKKYRHNANEEALKTGSGVKFKEFIQYLLDSHRPVGMDIHWEQVSNLCYPCLINYDFIGKFETLEEDANYFLQLVGAPAELKFPKFKDRHSSDERTSAEVVRQYLKELSKEERQLTYDFYYLDYLMFNYTSPIV encoded by the coding sequence ATGCCAAGGAGAGCTGCGTTGAGCAGGAGTGCTCCTCCTGGCCTCAGTAAGCACGAGATGGCCGCCTTGGGCAGCAGGAACTGGCGGGGCAAGGCTGACCCTTTCGGTGTGGTGGCTGCATCCTTGGTGAGCCAACTGTCTGACCAGCAGAAGATGAGCGAGTCACCTCTCAGCTGGTTCAGAGGGGTGTATTTACCTCCTGCTCTGCGCCCTTTAAACAAGACGTTAGTCAAGGGTGGCAAGTGGAAGGATGTGGATAGCGCCCAGGAAAAGCGCAGGTCCTTCCTGCATGACTTCTGTAAGAAATAcaacagcagaaagcagctgcGAACTCACCTCGTGCACCTGGTGTCAAGAATTTATGTGGAGGACAGGCACAAGGTCCTGTACTGCGAAGTACCGAAAGCAGGCTGCTCCAATTGGAAAAGGGTCCTCATGGTACTCAATGGTCTCGCCGCTTCAGCACACAACATTTCCCATGATGATGTGCACTATGGAAAGCATCTAAGGAAACTGGACAGTTATGACCTAAAAGGGATATACACACGTTTGAACACGTACACCAAGACTATATTTGTACGTGATCCTATGGAAAGACTGGTATCTGCCTTCAGGGATAAGTTTGAGCATCCAAACAGCTATTACCATCCAGTATTTGGGAAGGCAATAATAAAGAAGTATAGACATAATGCAAATGAAGAGGCATTGAAAACAGGATCAGGGGTTAAGTTCAAGGAGTTTATCCAATATTTGTTAGATTCCCATCGCCCAGTAGGAATGGACATTCATTGGGAGCAAGTCAGTAACCTCTGCTATCCCTGCCTTATCAACTATGATTTTATAGGAAAGTTTGAAACCCTGGAAGAAGACGCCAATTACTTTTTGCAGCTGGtaggtgctccagctgagctgAAGTTTCCTAAATTCAAAGACAGACATTCCTCTGATGAGAGAACAAGTGCAGAAGTAGTGAGGCAATACTTAAAGGAATTGTCTAAGGAGGAGAGACAGCTGACCTACGACTTCTATTACTTGGATTACTTAATGTTCAATTATACATCACCAATTGTATAG